A part of Vicia villosa cultivar HV-30 ecotype Madison, WI unplaced genomic scaffold, Vvil1.0 ctg.005127F_1_1, whole genome shotgun sequence genomic DNA contains:
- the LOC131642491 gene encoding B3 domain-containing transcription factor VRN1-like: MEAKADISTVRFYKIITTPNVQDGKMRLPKDFTKKCISDMPNPIFLKTPDDKKWEIHTAKVDEDFWFEKGWKEFVTYYSLEYGNMIMFHYEENSHFIVNIFDKSTLEIEYPFQDNQNEQNNVVLISDDDSVETLNKSPSFKEKTKSKSSIPCPQSLKKLRSYNNEGVGTSTKFQNISKSPLQTSGDRRGSKFYNSSKHHNQARDGNSKCQKEKQEQKQEQEQQSVKTNGALRKAKKFKSNNPFFTVVMKSSYLHTHFLYVPTCFTKSYMKKQKNDILLQLMDGSTWDAKYYFGRIQAGWKKFSADNKLKKGDVCVFELIECKTLTFKVLIFRHEKDLHSHLPQELVQREKDRVREKNTSRSKMFQPLMEKTKKTRENVELDVPNARHVLIGCYHKILHELQKFPEDHVYRKAVETITNQKLMVVCQEEDLEIIKSRLGCGQLEKLIEEAKDELKLIAYMIE; the protein is encoded by the exons ATGGAGGCAAAAGCAGATATTTCCACTGTTCGATTCTACAAAATTATTACTACACCAAATGTTCAAGATGGAAAAATG AGGCTTCCAAAGGATTTCACTAAAAAATGTATTAGTGATATGCCAAATCCAATATTTCTCAAGACTCCGGATGATAAAAAATGGGAAATACACACCGCTAAAGTTGATGAAGATTTTTGGTTTGAAAAGGGCTGGAAAGAATTTGTTACATACTATTCACTAGAATATGGTAACATGATCATGTTTCACTATGAGGAAAATTCTCATTTTATTGTGAACATATTTGACAAGAGTACTCTTGAAATTGAATACCCTTTTCAAGACAATCAAAATGAACAAAACAACGTTGTCCTAATTAGTGATGACGATTCGGTTGAAACTTTGAACAAGTCACCTTCATTCAAAgagaaaaccaaatcaaaatcatcaattcCATGTCCTCAATCACTTAAGAAATTGAGAAGTTACAACAATGAAGGTGTTGGAACAAGCACCAAATTCCAAAACATATCAAAGTCTCCTTTGCAAACCAGTG GTGATAGAAGAGGATCCAAATTCTATAACTCTTCTAAGCATCATAACCAAGCTAGAG ATGGTAATTCTAAATGTCAAAAAGAAAAGCAAGAGCAAAAGCAGGAGCAGGAGCAACAATCTGTTAAAACTAATGGAGCATTACGTAAAGctaaaaaattcaaatccaatAATCCATTTTTCACTGTTGTCATGAAATCTTCATATCTTCATACTCATTTTTTG TATGTCCCAACATGTTTCACAAAAAGTTATATGAAGAAACAGAAGAATGATATTCTTCTTCAGCTTATGGATGGGAGCACTTGGGATGCAAAAtattattttggaagaattcAAGCTGGATGGAAGAAATTTTCAGCAGACAACAAGTTGAAAAAGGGTGATGTGTGTGTTTTTGAGTTGATCGAATGCAAAACTCTAACTTTCAAAGTATTAATATTTCGACATGAAAAAGACCTACATTCACATCTACCTCAAG AATTGGTTCAAAGAGAAAAGGATCGTGTAAGAGAGAAAAACACAAGCCGGTCAAAGATGTTTCAACCATTGATGGAGAAGACTAAGAAAACAAGAGAGAATGTTGAATTAGATGTTCCAAACGCAAGACATGTGTTAATAGGATGTTATCATAAGATTCTTCATGAGCTCCAAAAGTTTCCGGAAGATCACGTGTATCGTAAAGCTGTTGAAACAATTACAAATCAAAAACTTATGGTGGTTTGTCAAGAAGAAGACTTGGAGATAATTAAGAGTCGTCTTGGTTGTGGTCAGCTTGAAAAACTCATTGAAGAGGCTAAGGATGAACTCAAACTAATTGCTTATATGATTGAATAA